In Nostoc sp. TCL26-01, the sequence GCGAAGACTTCTGCTCCATCTCGAATCAGTAACTCTCCAGTGTTAATCGTAATGTTTCCTGCATTTCCTGTTGAATTTGGCGTGGTTTGGGTAAATAAGCCACTAGGAAACAAACTATCAGATGAAGCGCCAATTAATTGCACCGACTCTGGGGCATTGACTATCAAGCTTCCGCCATTTCCTTCATTAGATGTGCCATTAGATATCTGACCTCCATTTTGAACTAATAATCTCCTAGTATTAATTGTTAAGTTACCTGCATTTCCTTGACTGACCGTTCCAGCATCAATGACACCGCCATCTATAGTAATAAATTCCAATGTGTTAATGTTGACGTTGCCAGATATAGCTCGTCCAAAAGTGTTGTTAATTATTTGAGAATTACTATCTAAAAAAAGTGACCGAGATATAATATTAATATCTCCACCTTTGACATTAGATGCTGTTGTCCAACTATTGCTAGAAATCAAGCTATCTCTAGCTGAAATATTACCTCCACTATTGAGGGTAATATTGCCTCCTAATAAACCATCTGTGATAATAGATGAACCTAAAGGAAAGCTGGAAGATGGGGTAAGTAATATATCGTTTTTGGCAAGCAGAGTAACATCACCGCCATTACCTAAAATAGAGGAAGTATCGATAATACTAGCATTTAAGGTTATTCCTTGACGCGAATCAATAATAACTGATCCACCGTTACCACTAAAGCTAGAAGTGTTGATTTGACCAGTAGGTATATTAATCCCAGATATGATAATGTTTCCATCTAGTAGAGATAAGTTAGGTTCATATTGATTCGTTAAATAAACAATTCCACCTGGAGCCGTTATTTGAATATTTTCGGTAAAGATGCCAGCACCATTAGGAATATCAAAAGTTCCTCCACCAATTGCTAAAAAATTATTACCTAAAAGTCCCAGAGGATTGCCAATCGCCTCTGGATTCATACCTGCTCTTATATCTAAAGTAGGTTGAACTGTACCATCAATGATCAGAGAGTTTCCATTTGAAAGAGTAACATTGGCTAATGTTGGAGTATTAGTTGGGTTGATAGTATTTCCCGTTGTATCTGCTGCGTTAATTTCAATAGTTCCAGGGATGTAAACTAAACCACCTGCTAAAATATGCAACGAACTTCCTATATACCCATTCAGTAACACATCTCCCAAAGAACGAATCACCGGATCATGAGGACTAGATAAATTCCCCAAACTTCCATCCAATTGTTCAATCCGAAAATTTCCCCCACTCCAATAGTGTGCATCTCCGCCTACGGTATTAGCCGATCGCAACACCATATCCCCACCAGAGAACAAACCACTGTTAACATGGTATAACGCAAAGATATCGACAAATCGATTCCCCTGAATCAATAACTGATTTCCAGCCGCCGCAATGAAGGGTTGTTCTACACTATCCCTTACTGTTAAAGTATCTTGGGCTTGGAGAGTTAAGTTTCCTCCCGCCTGTAGCGTCCCCGATAAGTTGAGGTTCTGTGCTTGTAAAATTAAATCTTTATCAACTGTTAAATTACCAGCATTGTTAATATCACCCACATTATCCCGAAATTTCAATCCAATGGGAATATTTACAGTTAATAGAGGCGGTGCTTGGGGATTTGTGGCGCTAAATTCTAAGTTATTACTAAATACCAAGCTATTGGCGGTAGAAGCAACAAATGACCCTTTCAAATCTAATCTGGCATTAGCTCCAAAGGATATCCCATTAGGATTAATCAAGAACAAATTAGCATTACCTAGAACTCCTAGCGTTCCTAAAATGTTAGAAGGATTTCCCCCGGTGACGCGAGTGAAGATGTTATTAATTGCTGCTGGATTGGCAAAATAAGCGCCTCTTCCTGACTGAATATTAAATTCGGAAAAGCTGTGAAATAGGTTTGCTCCTCTTGTCGCACCCCCTGTAATTAAGTCGCTCTTAATTCCTTGAATTGTCTCTTGTTTGATGCTAGAACTTTCTGCTCCTAATGTGCGATCAGGAATGATTTGGGCTGTAGCAGCATCACAGAAAAAACTACCCAAAGCTACTAAAGGCGCTACCAAAAGAAACTGGAATCTATCAGCCATAACTACCACTGAACTTTTTTAGATACTACCGATTGCGCTTTAATGCAGATGCAAGCAATTCTAGAAGTATACCAGTATTATTACGGCTATTTTATTATTTTAGGCAAAAAACTTTACACTTAACCTTGTTTAACAACTCCGCGTAAATATTAGAACCCCTCTGCGTTTAAAAATTATCATCGAGGCTATAATACAGCTAAAATACAGTTAGGCGTAAGTCGCTCAATTTAAGATGAGATTGATCACAATCCAGACAGGATTAATGACTATTTTCATTGCATAGAGAGGGAAACCAGTTTTCATCTAAAACTTCTTCTGGAGTAGCGATCGCATCAACTGGAAAGGTTTCTAGGGGGAGTCCCGACACATCACTAGCCACTTTCCTCGCAGTTTCATAACACTTGGCAAAAACTTGAACAAAATAAGGTTTAAGACTTGGACTATCCTGCAAAACATCGACTAGAGAAGTGCGAAAAGCTCGAATTTCTCCCTTCCAGTGATTACCATTATATTCCCGCTCAGATTGCCAATATCCTAACTTGAGCAGATGCTCAAATAGTCTAGTTAATAAGCTTTTTAACTTATCCTTTTGTCGTCTACTCAGGTCTATGATCTCCTCAATTAAATTTGCCCAATCAACTGATGCAAAGTCTTGTGCTTGTAGGTGTTGAACGGTTTCTTCAACCCATTGATTATAATCTGTTTCGTATAATGTTTTGCTACTAAGTTGCATTGGTATTGTTATTTCAGAATTTATTCTATTTTAAAATATCCTTTCTTCTATTTTAAAATATCCTTTCTTAAAAATTATAATCGAAACTGAAATATAGACCGTTGTCATTCAATGTGCGCTTGTCAACATCTACATTGACTAAGGGAATCCCCCAATCTAAACGTGCGTTCAGGCGATCGCCCATTGTCCAAATTAACCCAAAACCAGCCCCCACTAAAGTATTCGGGTCAGGATTAGCAAAATTAGAGCTATTCCAACCCGTGCCAAAATCAATAAACGGTGCTACCTGTAACAACCCTTGTAGTTGCGAAATTCGCAGAACTGGTAAGCGCACTTCAGTAGATGCAAAAATAGCATTATCGGTGAGCAGAAAATTTTGAGGATATCCCCGCACACTGTCCAAGCCACCTAACGCAAACTGTTCGATAGGGAAGGATGCTCTGGAAGCAAACTGTAAATCTGAGCGAATCACCCACAGAGTATTTGGTGCAAGTAAACGGACATACTGTGCTTGTCCCCGCCAAGAGAAAAAGCGTCCATCTGGTGCTTCTGCATTCAGTGTTGCACCCAAAGCCCCGATACCGAGACTAAATTGAGAACGCACAGCCAACAATTCTCTATTGTTTCGCTCCGTCCATTCTTGCAAAAATCGTAGGACTGTGACGTTGGTTTCGCCATTATCGTTTGCACCCAAGGATAAGGGGAAGTTTTCTCCTTTTATCTTTGTTTGACTCCGCGCCAGGGATAAGGTCAAACCTAATGCTAATTCTTGAGTCGGAGTCTGTAACACAGGCTGACGCAGACTCAGATCATAATAGTTAAAGCTACCCGTAATATCTAGCTCATCAAAACGCGGATCAATTACTTTCGTGTTGCTGAATCCGCCTGCTAGTTTAATTGTGCCATTACGGGCATTAAACGGAATTGTGTAGCCAATATCTACAGCGTTGCTACCATCTGTATTTCGATACATCAACTCTAGTCCATCACCAAAGCCGAGTAAATTGCGCTCATTAATCTGCACACCTCGTTCAAAACTCCCAATGGAGGAAATGCGTCCATTATTAGCTATGGCTTTGATATCAAAAGAGTCTGCTTCTTTAACTGTGACTGTGAGTAAACTTAATTCTGGACGCGCACCCGCCGACAATTCTGCGGAAATGCTTTTAATCAGGGGATTGAGTTGTAACAATTGTAGAGCTTCCAGCAGTTTATATCGATTTAAGGGACGTTGAGTAGCGATCGCTAACCGACTGCGGATATATTCACGTTTTAAGCGCGCGGTTCCCCTAACAATGATATCTTCAAGACCGCCTTCAATAATCTTAATCTTCACTACGGCGGCTTCTGGGGATAAGTCTTGACCAGAAGGAATAAAGGCATCTGAGTTAATGTACCCAGCGCTTGTGTATTTTTTGCTAATTATGGCTTCTGCTTCGAGCAATTGAGCAAAAGAGATCGCTTTGCCAGTGAAAGATGCTGTCTCTTTGGCTAATTCTGCATCGCTGAAGATGGTATTGCCTGTAAATTTAAACTCTTTGACTATGATTGTTCCGGGAATTTCTGGGGAAATTGGTGATGTTGGTGTGAGAGTAGGAGGTACTTGGAGGGGAACATCTGGGGGTGGTGATGGTGGTTGTGAGGGTAAGGGTTGAGGTTGTCTAGGCGTAGTTGGGTTGGGAACTTGCACTAATGTGAAGTCTGTGCTTGTTTCTACTACTTTTTGGTCAAAATCACTTTCAGGAAGGTTAGCTCTCGCTTTCGCACCTATCCCTAATAAATTGCTCATGAGTATAAGTAAAATTAAGCCATGCCGCATTCAGTAAATTTCCCACTCACGATACTTGAAATGTTACTTTTCTTACTATAAGGGGTTTTTACTTAGTTTTCCTGAAAGTATACAACTCTTGTTACAAGAATATCATGATGCTCTACCGAGGCATTCATGTTTCTGACAGAATTTCCGACTTCTTTAATAATTTTTAGTCCTTCAGGATAAGCTTTGAATCTTTCATTTTAAATACAGTAAATTGTCAAGCCCATATTTTAAATCAAAATCTCTCATATTTCCTTTCCAAAAACCAGCAAAAAATGGATACAAACAGACTTGTATTAAGCCAGTAAAATTGATGAGGTTTTAAAAAATTTTTAATATTTATTGTTTTTGATTTTCTTAAGCAATGCGATCGCTGATTGCTCACTCAGGTAAATAAAGGGGTTGGAAAGGAGGTTAAGGGATATGGCAAAACTTTTTGGAAGCCCAGAAACTTTATTAGTAGGCGGTTGGTTGATTCCTTTCGGCTATCTGTCAGGCGCAAGTGAACCACTCTTGGAAGTTGTCCGCGCCGCAAAGCGAGTCACTGAGGATCTGTTATGTAATTTTGCGAGTCAGCCGGATTTCACCGTTAGAATCGAGCCAGCTTTTGGTAGCAATTTTAATCCTCAGAGTGCTGAGGACTTAGCTAAAACCTGGTCTAAACGCGACTTCAGCCTGCTGCCGCCTGTGGTCATTCTCCCGACTGCCGAGATGAATGGAGCAAATGGAGCGTTTGCGGCAGCTACCAACACGATTTATCTCTCCCAAGAGTTTCTCAGTCAGAACGCAACCAATCTTGAAGCAATTGCGAAGGTATTGGTAGAAGAGGCTGGTCACTGGGTTGACCAGCTTTTGAATAATACAGATAGCCCTGGTGATGAAGGGGCGATTTTTTCAGCATTGGTGATGGGAGAAAGTCTCTCTAATGAGGCTTTACAGCAGTTAAAAGCTGAGGATGATACGGGAACAATTGTAGTCGATGGGCAGCAAGTTCAGATAGAGAATAATTCTTTTCCTTTCTTTCTCTTTATTGAAGATGGTTTGATTGCAGAAGGTGATAGTGGAACTAATCAAGTCACAATAAACGTCTTTGCAAATCGTTTAGCTCGCAATGTCGGCCCTATTACAATCCAATTTGCAACAGCCGATGGGACTGCTACGGCTGGCTCAGACTATGTTGCTACCCAAGGAACTCTTACTTTCGATCCCTTCAATCCTTTGAGCTTTTTTCAAACTATTACAGTTCCTATCATTCCAGATACTCAGGGCGAACCAACTGAATTTTTCACGATTAACTTTGTCCCTCCCGATAACGTCAATTTATTTAATAATTCGAGTCCTGTCGGAATTATAAATGACGACACCATTTCTCTTTCCAACGGAAGTCAATATTATCTGACTACTGTAACGACGTGGACTGATGCCGAAACTCAAGCTCAAGTATTAGGAGGACATCTAGTCACTATCAATGATGCTCTTGAGCAACAGTTTCTGATTGACATATTTGGAACAGACACATTCTGGATTGGTCTTAATGATACTGCTTCAGAGGGAAATTTTGTATGGGTAAGCGGTGAACCCGTTACTTATATAAATTGGACATCTGGTGAACCTAATGATGGGGACAGTGCATTAGGAGGACGCAGTGAAGATTACGTTCTTATGAACTGGGGTTTTGGAGGTTCATGGAATGACGGAGAGGATGATACTGTCATACGCAGAGGAATTATTGAAGTTCCTGGTTCTTCCATTAGTATTTCCTCTGGTTTTACCAATGAGGGAAATTCTGGCATTGCTGCTTTTGAAGTTATCGTCAGCCTCTCTAGTGCAAGTAATCAGACTGTGACAGTTGAATATACAACAGTTGATGACACTGCTCTTGCTGGTTTTGACTACATTGTGACGGCGGGAACTCTTAATTTCTCTCCAGGAGAAACTTCTAAAACCATCACAGTTCCGATCATCGGCGATACTGAAATTGAATCAGATGAAAATTTCATAATCAACTTATCAAATCCAACTAATGCTTATTTATCGCCGATTAATCAAGGTATTTTTAGCATTCTTGATGATGATGCTGCACCTGAAGTGTCGGTGAGCGACTCGTGGGTTGAAGTCAATGAAAATCAGGATACAGTCATTAAATTTAAAGTTACTCTTTCAAAGCCAAGCACTCAATCTGTAACTATTGTCTATTCAACATCTGATGGAACTGCAACTTCTACTGGGCAGGGAGAAGCTAAAGATTATGAGTATATTACTGACAAGACACTAACTTTCGCCCCAGGGGAAACAACAAAGGAAATTGAAGTAACGGTTTATGGGGAGCGAGGCGTTTCCGATAAAGACTTTGAAATCTTTGCGAAGGATACTGCTTACAGAGATTGGGTAAAAGATAATGATGATGTTGTTGTTGATATTGACCAAATCCCTGGTATCTTTCCCTATACACCCTATGGTGATTTAGGTTACTACGTTGATAAAGTTTTCAACGATCCAGTTTCAGGGTTTCAGGCAGTAGGGTTGACTTCTGATGAAAATTTCTACCTTGATATCATCTTATCTCCAGATGCAAAAATTGCTAAGGGTGAGGGTACTGGAACGATTTACGATCTCGGCAAAGCACCGGTTCTCGCTATTCGCGGAACCGAGCCAACAGGATCTCAGGATTTCATCGCCGATCTCGATCCATATGGCGTGGGGGTTCCTCAGTTATTAGGTACTAATTTAGCCAACCTTAGTGATCAGACTAATCGAGGAGAGGTCACAAAATGGCTTCAGGATGTAAGTCAGCAAGAACAAGGTAAAGTTATTTCTAAACCTAATATAACAGGTCATAGCTTAGGGGGAGCTTTAACTCAATGGGTTGCTGCTCATTACACCAAGAATGGTGGTAATTTAGGTCAAATTATCACCTTTAATAGTCCAGGCATTAGTGGATCAAACGTTTTTTATAAAAATAATGGCATTTATAGACTGGTAGAAGGCGTTAACAGTTTTGATAAAGCATTGTCACAGAAGGTAACTCATTTCATTACGTCAGGGGATATTGTCAGTATGGCTGGCTGGCAGTATATTCCAGGTTCATATTACTTATATGATTACTCTTCAGGAGGGATTTCAGGCGTACTTGGAACTCATTTGAACCCAACTGTTGCGGAGGAAGTTGGTTATGATAAGACCACAGGATTTTTCCAGAAACCAAGGGACTTAAACCAACCCTTTCAAGAACCATCAAGTAAATTAAGTAGCCCTTGGTTCTCTTATGGACTAGATCCAGACTATCTTATTGTTACGTTGGCTGTATCTCTTCTTGGTAGCGTTACAGTTGGGACTGAACTTGCTATTAAACTTCGTAATTCTCTTGCAGGGGTTGTTGCTGCTGAGACAATCTTCCCTTATTTAGCGGCTTCACTCCGATTAAGGGGGTCTACTGAATTTACTAGAAAGCTTTTAGGCCCTCTTTTTATTGAGGTCATTCAAGCTGCCTTTACTTTAATTAACAACCCGTTAGTGCAAGCAGCATATAACGCTTTTAATCTGCTTTCTATTTCTCAGTCAGAGGCTTTTACTCTAGCAGACGCAAAGTCTTTGAATTTGGTAGAGACAAACAATGTGTCATTTTCTAATGATTTTGCCTCTTTCGTTACCCTAGAGCAAGGATTACAGGTTGCTCTAGGTTTCCTCAACGATTTTGCTACTGCCCCTGATTTCACCACCAAAATGAATTTGGCATTTGGTGAAGATTGGGATGCTACTGTTGCTCAAAATTTAGCACAAGCATGGGCAAATGGAAATTTCAGTAATTTACCTCCAATTAAAATTGTTTCTGCTTCAGAAATTAATAATGCAAGTGGTGCTTTCTCCATTAGCAGAAGCACAATCTACTTAGCCAGTGAATTTCTCAACAGCGCAACCAGTTCTCAAGCAGTTGCAAATGTTCTTCTTGAAGAAATTGGACACTATTTTGATTTACAAATTAACGAGCTAGATAGTCCTGGAGATGAAGGAGAAATTTTTGCTGCCCTTGTTCAAAATGTGCTACTAAGCGACACAGAATTACAGGCTCTTAAAGTTGAAAACGATCTTGTTGCTCTTCCTGGAGAAAGATCGCCTTGGGAATCAATGTCTAAATGGACAGTTGGGATTTGGAATGCCAGTCCCGATTGGGATCTTCAAACTTTTACTAATGCACTCGAAGGCATTAACACTCCTCCAGGTGTAGAAACTCCGATTCTCGATCAAGTTGCCACAGAAGACACTCCTTTTAGCTTTACCATTGCTGAAATTACCTTCACCGAAATTGATGCAGGCGATTCTCTTACTTACTCAGCTACCCTCAGCAATGGCAATCCTTTACCCAATTGGTTGAGCTTTAACGCAACCACCCGTACATTGAGCGGCACTCCCTCCAACGATGATGTCGGCAATCTCAGCCTCAAGGTGACAGCAACCGACAGTGCCGGAGCTAGTGTGAGCAATACTTTTGGATTAGTGATCGCTAATACTAATGATGCACCGACAGTGGAAAATGCGATCACTGACCAAAACGCCACTGAAGATGCACCTTTCAGCTTCATTATTCCTGCTAACACCTTTAGTGATGTGGATGCAGGCGACACACTCACCTACAGCGTTACCGTTGCCAACGGCAATCCTTTACCAAACTGGTTGAGCTTTGAAGCAATTACCCGCACCTTTAGCGGCACTCCCACCAACGATGATGTCGCTACCCTCAACATCAAACTCACCGCCACTGACACCGCAGGCACAACAGCAACTGATACCTTTGCCCTGACCGTAGCCAACATCAATGATGCTCCCACTCTCAGCAATATCAGCAAGGCAGGGAATGAGGATACAGTTATCAGCTTTAGTGTGGCAGACTTCACGAGCGCCTTCAGTGATATTGATGGCGACACCCTGACTAAGATTCAGATTACATCCTTGCCCACCAACGGTACTCTGAAACTGGGTAGTTCCAATATCAGCTTAAATCAAGAAATTACTGTTGCTAGTTTAGGAAACCTAACTTTTACTCCTAATGCCAACTTCAACGGCTCTGTGAGTTTTGGCTGGAATGGCTCTGATGGTACTACCTACGCCACGACAGCAGCAACCGTTAACTTAGCGATCGCTTCAGTTAACGATCTACCCATAGCCACTAATGATACTGCACAGACAAATCAGAACAGCGCAGTCATTATTAATGTGCTGGCTAACGACAGCGATATTGATGGTTCTCTCGTTCCCAGTGCGATCGCCCTTACCACTAATCCGAGTCATGGCACAGTGAGCCTGAACTCCTCTACGGGTGCAGCCACTTACACCCCAACAACGAATTTTGTAGGTACAGATAGCTTCACTTACACAATTAAGGATAACGAAGGTGGTATATCCAATGCCGCTAAGGTCAGTATTACAATCAACTCTACTAGCAATTTGATTGAAGGTACGCTAGGGGCTGATGTGCTGGTTGGCACAGAACAGAATGACAGGATTAATGGTAAAACTGGCAATGATATCCTTTGGGGTCGGGCAGGCAATGACACTCTCTTAGGCGGAAATGGCAACGATATTCTTTGGGGTGGAACAGGCGATGACACTCTCTTAGGCGGAAATGGTAACGATATTCTTTGGGGTGGAGCAGGTAGCAACCTTTTCGTGTTGGCGGCGCGTGAGGGAACAGATATGATTGCTGACTTTAACCTTAACACCGACAAAATCGGACTGGCTGCCGGTCTGAGCTATGGACAATTAACTATAACCAAAGGCGATGGCATTAATTTCAATAATACCCTGATTACTGTTACCAGTAGTAATGAACTGCTTACTGTCCTGAATGGTGTGCAGGCTAACACTCTAAACAGTACAATGTTTGTTCTCGTTGCTTAGGCTACGGCGTTAGCGGAGCTTAACGAAGTTATCGCTTGCTTGGGCAAAATTTACATCATGATCAGCTAGTGAAATCTCACTCAAGATTTCCCATTACCCAAATATCGTGGCTATTATAAAAATCTCCTCTCTGCTCTAATGTAAAACCACCCAGCAACAATCCCAACCATACCTCTACCATCGGCATTTTCAAGACCCGTTGTAGTTTAGTTAGCGTAATTTCATCTTTCACTTGTGCAAGATAGTGAGCGATCGCACTCTGCCATTTCTGCACATCTTCATCACCAGCCAACCGATGAACATCTTCTACAGTTTGAATCTCAAGCATTGCCAAGACATTCTCTTTCCCAACCGGAGCAGCTACTGAATTATGACTTTCGGCAGCATGAGAAAACTGGTGTGGCCCATGAGGTCTAAAAGTCTGCGGTGCTGGTTCTTCTATTAGGTCATCCAAATCGAGATACATTGTCGTCCGCACTAACCCAGCAAAGATATCTGTGCTGACAACCGGCCCCAAAGTATCGTTCTGATAGCGGACATCTGACAACAGTAAATCAGCACGAGATTTGAGAATATCTGCAATTTGGGAAAAGGCTTGTGCTGCGGTTGATAATTGTGCTTCCACAGATAAACTCTCAAGCTCGGCATCTAAACAATCCCATACTGGAGCAAGTGTTGATGTCGGTGGAGCTTCTGACATCTCATCCAAAATATCCCAAATTGTTAATTGGCGATAGCTAGTCATAATTCAGGATGCAATGGGCAAGGTCGGACTGGGCAGTGAGTCGGGCTAATCTCAAACATATCCTTATATTGGTGGAGCGTAACACCATACTGTGTGGCAAATGCCTGCAATACCTGATCTGTATAAGCGCGTATCTTGCCAGCCGTTAGCCCAAAGCAGTGGATTGGTTCTAAACGACAGATAGGCTTTTGCCCCAGCCATAGCTCTGCCGACATAGCGTGTAAGGGTTTATCCCCCGATTCTTTATACAAATACAGTACAGCAAAATATGTTGCAGGCGGTTCAACGGCGATTGCCTCAATCTGCCCAGAATCATCTTTACTTTTGTTGCGGTAGAAGGAACGGCGATTGTGACAAACCTTCGGATTCCAGCAGCCATCCCCTTCTGTCCCATGCAGCACCTTAGCCTTAGATGTTGGCAACTTTGCACACAGTTGACACTTCGGATCAAGTGGCTTGGGCATGGGTTACTCCGCTTCTTGTTCACCAATAGCACGATAGTAAGCAGCGATCGCCGCCTCTTGTTCACTCCGCAGTGTATACCGTCGAAATGCTTTCTCGCTTTGGTGTCCCGTCAGCTTCCGCGCGTGACTAGGATCAACTCCTAATAACAATAAGTCAGTGGCGTAAGTATGCCGAAATTGGTGTGGATGTAAATCTTCAATACCAGATAGTTCACCGATTTTTTCCACAGCAAAATAAATGCCATGATAACTCAAGCGTTCGCCCTTGTATGAGGCGTGATGTGAGATCATTAACGGGGTGAGGCTATTTAGTTCTTCACCCTGTTCGCTGCGCGATCGCAAATACGCCTCTAACACCTCGCAGCTTTCCTTGCGTAATGGCACTAAGCGCGGTTCATTGGTTTTGGTATCGGGCAAGAACAGCAGTTTGCCATCGAATGACCCAACATTTAACTGTACAATTTCCCCAGCGCGGAGGCCGTGACTAAGAATGTGGACAAGTGCGGTATCCCGTTGCTTTGTTTCTCCCAAAAATTCTAAAGCTGACCACACTCGCTCCATCTGTTCATCAGTTAAGCTTTGAGCAGGTGGTAGAGGTACTTTTTCTAGTTTTATACCTAGCGTGGGATTAGTAGCGATTATATCTGGATACGTATAGCACATCCACTTGAAAAAGCTTTTAAGTGCAGCGACCCCAGCGTTGATACTACTTTTTGACAGGGATTTCCCTGTATCAGTTTTTACTTCATTACGCAGATATTCCTTGTATAACCCAAGGTGGCGCGGACGTAGTTCGTGATAGTGTAGCTGTGTCCATCCTAAGAATCGCTTAAGTTCGCGTTCGTACATTTTGCGACTGTTCGGCGCAAGATTGGTACTACGTAAAAACTCCTGTAGTTTTATCCACCGTATGTCTGTGGGTAGAGATGTTTTTGTGGCACTACGTCTTCCTTGCTGCTGCACCACCGATACAGCTTCATCATTTAAGGGAATGAGCTTGATAGGAGGTAGGTTGTCAAACTGGGGGTTGTTTACCATGTTGCAGTGAGCGCTTGGAAGCAGTGTAGCACTAACACCCAAAATTGTATGTGACTTTTGGTAAAAGTTGTCTACCTCGTCGCCAGAATGTTTGCCAATGTTAGTGCTGACCTAAATCGATTGAAATCTGTATAGTAGTTAGTTATGAAAACTGTCCGTAAAAAGCCGCCTTAATTGGACACTCATAACAAATTAAAGCAATATTAAATCACAATAGACCAGTAGATATCGCAACTACTCCGAGTAAAATATGACTCAGAATCACACTATATAAATTTCTGAACCGTGTGTAGTGATATCCCCAAACAAAGCCGATTATTAGTGTAAATACTAAAGTTGCTAAATCCCAGTAAATTGCATGACCAAAGCTATATAAGATAGAAGAAACAACAAGGAAGTATTGAGAAAAACCAGCTTGGGAGAAAAGATGATAGAGATAACCCCTATATAAAAATTCCTGAAATGGAGCAGACAATAAAATAAAGAGTAAATAAAAGTACCATTGCAGATCAGAATTATCAACTCTTGTTCCTTTAAGAAAGCAAAACAATATTATTAATATAATAAATCCTAATGTTGTCGGTAATATATCTCTGAGAGCAGGTTCTAGATTGTTGTAAGAAAAACCTAGCTGTTGTAAATTTACATTTTTGAAGATAGCAGATAAAATTACTAGAGTAGTAACAATTCCTAGTAAGATAAATCGATAAGTAAACGGGATATAACGAATAAGTAGCAATACAACAGGAAAAATATATAATAATCCAATAATTAATATGGCTTTATTTTTTTCGTTTACTGATGCAGCCATTTTAGATTTCCCTCACTTTATAATCAATTAAATAAATGATTACAATAAAGAGAAAAATAAAAAAGGTAATTGCTCCCAGCCAAGTAATAAATAAACTCTTACAACTAATTCCAAACATCTGATCAATGAGAGATATCCCACCCCAAATCCTCATTAAACTAGTCAGCACCACTACAGCAATCACAACAAAGCTTAAAATATAGCGATACTTGAGTGATTTAAGCTGAGTCATAGTCACAATCAGTGTCATAACTAATAGA encodes:
- a CDS encoding DUF29 domain-containing protein, which gives rise to MQLSSKTLYETDYNQWVEETVQHLQAQDFASVDWANLIEEIIDLSRRQKDKLKSLLTRLFEHLLKLGYWQSEREYNGNHWKGEIRAFRTSLVDVLQDSPSLKPYFVQVFAKCYETARKVASDVSGLPLETFPVDAIATPEEVLDENWFPSLCNENSH
- a CDS encoding ShlB/FhaC/HecB family hemolysin secretion/activation protein, which produces MSNLLGIGAKARANLPESDFDQKVVETSTDFTLVQVPNPTTPRQPQPLPSQPPSPPPDVPLQVPPTLTPTSPISPEIPGTIIVKEFKFTGNTIFSDAELAKETASFTGKAISFAQLLEAEAIISKKYTSAGYINSDAFIPSGQDLSPEAAVVKIKIIEGGLEDIIVRGTARLKREYIRSRLAIATQRPLNRYKLLEALQLLQLNPLIKSISAELSAGARPELSLLTVTVKEADSFDIKAIANNGRISSIGSFERGVQINERNLLGFGDGLELMYRNTDGSNAVDIGYTIPFNARNGTIKLAGGFSNTKVIDPRFDELDITGSFNYYDLSLRQPVLQTPTQELALGLTLSLARSQTKIKGENFPLSLGANDNGETNVTVLRFLQEWTERNNRELLAVRSQFSLGIGALGATLNAEAPDGRFFSWRGQAQYVRLLAPNTLWVIRSDLQFASRASFPIEQFALGGLDSVRGYPQNFLLTDNAIFASTEVRLPVLRISQLQGLLQVAPFIDFGTGWNSSNFANPDPNTLVGAGFGLIWTMGDRLNARLDWGIPLVNVDVDKRTLNDNGLYFSFDYNF